In Cheilinus undulatus linkage group 16, ASM1832078v1, whole genome shotgun sequence, one DNA window encodes the following:
- the LOC121523431 gene encoding ATPase family AAA domain-containing protein 2-like: MVTLRGRGRGDADVSGGAPGRKQQRPGGSSTTPPKSPAESRRRSTVTRQEEPGLSDVSPVRGFTTEDDEDNHVSDSQEEEEEERLKPERRVSRTSVRRLSSRGRRRSRLRRSTRTVKPTDRYEAFSMFDGINSSVARSVLDNMDSMKKKRRLRNSREGKIYSKAQRRRTPVLQPEDLSDTEDDEAAAGEDDHGAETTADDDSSGSLNPNFNAKVSRASALYQGPDSDFPRGTFRISASGPNTTRRGAFSLTAVVLSKSLMMKPKSQSSWKRQDEIRSGSGRQLRLQNQSFKPQPLLHRLSKEMVVFPLLYPEVFENFKIQPPRGCLFYGPPGTGKTLVARALANECRLGNRKVSFFMRKGADCLSKWVGESERQLRLLFEQAYQLRPSIIFFDEIDGLAPVRSSRQDQIHSSIVSTLLALMDGLDSRGEVVVIGATNRLDSIDPALRRPGRFDREFLFGLPDRESRKEILKIHTMQWKPPPSEDFLDELAEKCVGYCGADIRAVCTEAALCALRRRYPQIYGTAQKLLLDVSSISVSSCDFVSAMKKMTPAAHRLAGTPAKPLSAVVQPLLSAALQDILEALQRLFPHAEQGMKRKREPDLTAGVLEDGLMGGDAENSSPISLPSTSKSSKFLHFARSAVRHPTSHRPRMLLAGRPGSGQTSHLAPAVLHALERLSVHSLDSAVLFGVSSTSPEEACAQMFMEAKRTSPSILYLPHIQQWWETVGPALRASFLSLLDSIPSFSPILLLATSSLPHQQLDPEIQFLFREEYGELYTLSAPTPQQRSDFFQDLILNQAAEAPPSKTKPVAQATEILPLAPSPPPRLVPDEEQRRLEEQEEDVLRELRLFLRNVTERLSLDRRFKSFSKPVDIEEVPDYLMVIRKPMDFSTLLTNIDEHRYATVGEFMSDADLIWRNALKYNPDSDPMDRHIRHRACALKDTVYAIIRDELDEDFERVCEEIRESRLLRASGADTNRRRSPSKRLRAQKKKCYKRPRRSKWSAGIIPKPKKKKPPTPPPSPSSPSSSPSSLSSPGNSESDLSESSFEQSPPASTHSNGDAGVLVNGYHRPKLNGILKGQTRSSKTPLRKKRAVNGVCLRLTEKHRRPESRAALEQMLSRRRPEENLTKESPGLMVDHSKLRDLLSRVVAKTDGAEVEPLEKLYARLAQSIYRHRNNYSKTELLQDMKTEINSFSS; this comes from the exons GGATTTACCACCGAGGACGACGAAGACAACCATGTTTCAGATtcacaggaggaggaagaggaggagagactaaaaccagagagaCGAGTCAGCAG GACATCTGTAAGGCGTCTGAGCAGTAGAG GCAGACGGAGGAGCAGGCTGAGGAGGAGCACGCGCACCGTCAAACCAACAGACCGCTACGAGGCCTTCAGCATGTTCGACGGCATCAACAGCAG CGTGGCCCGCTCCGTCCTGGACAACATGGACAGCATGAAGAAGAAGAGGCGGCTCAGGAACAGCAGAGAGGGA AAGATTTACTCTAAAGCTCAGAGGAGGAGAACTCCGGTCCTTCAGCCCGAGGATCTCAGCGACACCGAGGATGACGAGG CCGCCGCTGGTGAAGACGACCACGGAGCAGAAACGACCGCAGACGACGACAGCAGCGGCAGCCTGAACCCAAACTTTAACGCCAAAGTGAGCCGAGCCTCGGCGCTCTACCAGGGACCCGACAGTG ATTTCCCCAGAGGAACATTCAGGATCAGCGCCTCAGGACCAAACACGACCCGCAGAGGAGCGTTCAG TCTGACTG CTGTCGTCCTCTCGAAGTCTCTGATGATGAAGCCAAAATCTCAGAGTTCCTGGAAGAGACAAGATGAGATCAGGAGTGGGTCTGGCCGACAGCTCAGACTACAAAACCAGAGTTTCAAGCCCCAGCCTCTCCTTCACAGATTGTCGAAGGAGATGGTGGTCTTTCCGCTCCTCTACCCTGAGGTCTTTGAAAACTTCAAGATTCAGCCTCCAAG AGGTTGTCTCTTCTACGGCCCTCCTGGGACGGGGAAGACGCTGGTCGCCCGTGCGCTGGCCAACGAGTGTAGGCTCGGCAACAGGAAGGTGTCCTTCTTCATGAGGAAGGGCGCCGACTGCCTCAGTAAATGGGTTGGCGAGTCAGAGCGGCAGCTGCGTCTGCTGTTTGAGCAG GCGTATCAGCTGCGCCCCTCCATCATCTTCTTCGATGAGATCGACGGCCTGGCTCCGGTCCGCTCCAGCAGACAGGATCAGATCCACAG CTCCATCGTGTCCACGCTGCTCGCTCTGATGGACGGCCTGGACAGTCGAGGGGAGGTGGTGGTGATCGGAGCGACCAACCGGCTGGACTCCATTGACCCGGCGCTGAGACGACCGGGACGCTTCGACAGAGAGTTCCTCTTTGGACTGCCAGACAGAGAG TCTCGGAAAGAGATCCTGAAGATCCACACGATGCAGTGGAAGCCTCCTCCATCTGAAGACTTCCTCGATGAACTGGCTGAGAAATGTGTGG GTTACTGTGGTGCTGACATCAGAGCGGTCTGCACGGAGGCGGCTCTCTGCGCTCTGCGCCGCCGCTACCCTCAGATCTACGGCACCGCCCAGAAGCTCCTCCTGGACGTCTCCTCCATCTCCGTCAGCAGCTGCGACTTTGTGTCCGCCATGAAGAAGATGACGCCGGCCGCCCACCGCCTCGCCGGCACGCCCGCCAAACCCCTGTCAGCCGTGGTTCAGCCGCTACTGAGCGCCGCCCTGCAGGACATCCTGGAGGCTCTGCAGAGGCTGTTTCCTCACGCCGAGCAGGgcatgaagaggaagagagagccAG ATCTGACCGCCGGCGTCCTCGAGGACGGCCTGATGGGTGGAGATGCTGAGAACTCCTCCCCCATCTCCCTCCCCTCCACCTCCAAGAGCTCAAAGTTTCTACACTTTGCCAG GAGTGCAGTCAGACACCCGACGTCCCACCGCCCCAGGATGCTCTTAGCGGGTCGTCCCGGATCTGGTCAGACCTCCCACCTGGCTCCTGCGGTCCTGCATGCCTTGGAGCGTTTAAGTGTCCACAGCCTGGACTCTGCCGTGCTGTTTGGAGTCAGCAGCACCTCACCTGAGGAGGCCTGCGCCCAG ATGTTCATGGAGGCCAAGCGTACGTCTCCCAGCATCCTCTACCTCCCTCACATCCAGCAGTGGTGGGAGACTGTGGGGCCCGCGCTGAGAGCCTCCTTCCTCAGTCTGCTGGACAGCATCCCCTCCTTCtcccccatcctcctcctcgCCACCAGCAGCCTCCCCCATCAGCAGCTGGACCCTGAG ATTCAGTTCCTGTTTCGTGAGGAGTATGGCGAGCTTTATACCCTCAGCGCTCCCACCCCTCAGCAGAGGTCTGATTTCTTCCAGGACCTCATCCTGAACCAGGCGGCCGAGGCTCCGCCCTCAAAGACAAAGCCAG TGGCTCAGGCGACAGAGATCCTCCCCCTGGCTCCCTCGCCTCCTCCTCGCCTGGTTCCTGATGAAGAGCAGCGCCGTctggaggagcaggaggaggacgTGCTGCGGGAGCTCCGCCTCTTCCTACGTAACGTCACCGAGCGTCTGTCTCTGGACCGACGGTTCAAGTCTTTCAGCAAACCGGTGGACATAGAGGAG GTACCAGATTACCTGATGGTGATCAGGAAGCCCATGGACTTCTCCACACTGCTCACCAACATCGACGAGCACCGCTACGCCACCGTGGGAGAGTTCATGAGCGACGCTGACCTCATCTGGAGGAACGCCCTCAAGTACAACCCCGACAGCGACCCCATGG ACCGTCACATCCGTCACCGTGCGTGCGCCCTGAAGGACACGGTGTACGCCATCATCAGAGACGAGCTGGACGAAGACTTTGAGCGAGTCTGTGAGGAGATCCGAGAGTCCAGACTCCTCCGAG CTAGCGGCGCTGATACAAACCGGAGACGCAGCCCCTCTAAAAGGCTCAGAG ctcaAAAGAAAAAGTGTTACAAACGGCCGAGGAGGTCCAAGTGGAGCGCCGGCATCATACCcaaaccaaagaagaagaaacctcccacccctcccccctctccctcctctccctcctcctccccctcctcactGTCCAGCCCAGGGAACTCTGAATCCGACCTATCAGAGAGCAGCTTTGAGCAGAGCCCACCAGCATCCACGCACTCAAACGGTGATGCAGGAGTCCTCGTGAACGGGTACCACCGTCCAAAACTCAACGGCATCTTAAAGGGTCAAACCCGGTCCTCAAAGACCCCGCTGAGGAAGAAGAGGGCGGTGAACGGGGTTTGTTTGAGGCTGACAG AGAAGCATCGCAGGCCTGAGAGCAGAGCGGCTCTGGAGCAGATGTTGAGCAGAAGAAGACCCGAGGAGAATCTCACCAAGGAAAGTCCGGGGCTCATGGTCGATCACAGCAAGCTGAGG GATCTCCTGAGCCGGGTCGTGGCTAAAACCGACGGAGCGGAGGTGGAGCCGCTGGAGAAGCTCTACGCTCGTCTGGCTCAGAGCATCTACAGACACCGGAACAACTACAGCAAGACGGAGCTCCTCCAG GACATGAAGACAGAAATCAACAGCTTCTCTTCTTAA